A single Tenacibaculum sp. Bg11-29 DNA region contains:
- a CDS encoding OmpH family outer membrane protein: MKHFKTLLLVAIFTIGLGGIANAQKTAHINTDLLLSEMPATKAMKSELEKLSKTYRDDIEAMYKKLDAKFKKYDAEGKSQTQEVNQKRAAEVQQDKVRIQKAEQTASQQMQKKYQEKTIPLLKKAEDAIKAVAAEKGIIYVFDASPGKGLIVYDKGENILSAVKAKLGF, from the coding sequence ATGAAACATTTTAAAACCTTATTATTAGTTGCTATTTTCACAATTGGATTAGGTGGTATTGCAAACGCACAAAAAACAGCACATATAAACACAGATTTATTATTATCTGAAATGCCTGCTACAAAGGCTATGAAATCTGAATTAGAAAAACTAAGCAAGACTTATCGTGATGATATTGAAGCTATGTACAAAAAATTAGATGCTAAATTTAAAAAGTATGATGCTGAAGGTAAAAGTCAAACACAAGAAGTAAATCAAAAAAGAGCTGCTGAAGTTCAACAAGATAAAGTAAGAATTCAAAAAGCTGAACAAACTGCTAGTCAGCAAATGCAAAAGAAATACCAAGAAAAAACAATTCCTCTTTTAAAGAAAGCTGAAGATGCTATTAAAGCAGTTGCTGCTGAAAAAGGAATTATCTATGTATTTGATGCTTCTCCAGGAAAAGGATTAATCGTTTATGACAAAGGAGAAAATATCTTAAGTGCTGTAAAAGCAAAATTAGGATTCTAA
- a CDS encoding CBS domain-containing protein has product MNINDFILEEIKALTLNDTVRCAQQVCENLPITHIPIVEGGKLIGCLPESDIQTIEDKDKKLSEYSYLLDIFYSNNKTTLLDLIVLFADNDCNLIPVLNEEMNYAGYYELSDVLDAFADSPFLHNESETLIIGKNKSDYSIGQIAQIVETNGAKLLGLYISSENQDNIQVTLKIITQEINEVIQTFRRYDYHVVTQHEDDFYLEELKDRAAYLRKYLDM; this is encoded by the coding sequence ATGAATATCAACGACTTTATATTAGAAGAAATAAAAGCACTTACACTAAACGACACTGTAAGATGTGCTCAGCAAGTATGTGAAAATTTACCAATTACACATATCCCGATTGTTGAAGGCGGAAAATTAATTGGATGCTTACCAGAAAGTGATATCCAAACAATTGAAGACAAAGATAAAAAACTGAGTGAGTACTCCTATTTATTAGATATTTTCTACTCTAATAATAAAACCACTTTATTAGATTTAATAGTTCTGTTTGCTGACAATGATTGTAATTTAATACCTGTTTTAAACGAGGAAATGAATTATGCTGGTTACTACGAACTAAGTGACGTTTTAGATGCTTTTGCCGACAGTCCTTTTTTGCATAATGAGAGTGAAACTCTAATTATAGGCAAAAATAAAAGTGATTATTCTATAGGGCAAATTGCACAGATAGTTGAAACCAATGGAGCCAAATTGTTAGGACTTTATATTTCTTCTGAAAACCAAGACAATATTCAAGTTACTCTAAAAATAATAACTCAAGAAATAAACGAAGTAATTCAAACTTTTCGTAGATACGACTATCATGTTGTTACACAACATGAAGATGATTTTTACTTAGAAGAGTTAAAAGACAGAGCCGCTTATTTGAGAAAGTACTTAGACATGTAA
- the murI gene encoding glutamate racemase has product MIKKQQQPIGIFDSGIGGTSIWKEIHALLPNESTIYLSDSKNAPYGQKSKNEILNLSIKNTEFLINEGCKIIVVACNTATTNAIEYLRKNYDISFIGIEPAIKAASLKTKTKNIGILATKGTLNSTLFEKTSATINSNILIIEQIGNGLVELIETGKMYSIEMTKLLEEYLSLMVSSKCDCIVLGCTHYPYLIPQIKNIVGENVKIIDSGEAVAKQTKKILTENKLISNSEKNTTNTFYINKEKNILNLILKEYKTAIIKNIDF; this is encoded by the coding sequence ATGATTAAAAAACAGCAACAACCTATAGGTATTTTTGACTCTGGTATTGGAGGTACATCTATTTGGAAAGAAATTCATGCCTTACTACCAAACGAAAGTACTATTTACTTATCTGATAGTAAAAATGCACCATATGGTCAAAAATCGAAAAATGAAATTCTAAATTTATCCATAAAAAACACAGAATTTTTAATAAACGAAGGCTGTAAGATAATAGTAGTTGCTTGTAATACAGCAACTACAAATGCGATTGAATACTTAAGAAAAAACTACGATATTTCTTTTATAGGTATTGAGCCCGCAATTAAAGCTGCGTCTCTAAAGACTAAAACAAAAAACATAGGCATACTCGCTACTAAAGGAACTCTTAATAGTACTTTGTTTGAAAAGACATCAGCTACCATTAATAGCAATATTCTTATTATAGAACAAATTGGTAATGGCCTAGTTGAACTTATTGAAACAGGAAAAATGTATTCAATAGAAATGACTAAACTATTAGAAGAATATTTAAGTTTAATGGTTTCTTCTAAATGTGATTGTATTGTATTAGGATGTACCCATTACCCATATTTGATTCCACAAATAAAAAATATTGTTGGGGAAAATGTCAAAATCATTGATTCAGGAGAAGCCGTAGCAAAACAGACAAAAAAAATTCTAACTGAAAACAAATTAATTTCTAATTCAGAAAAAAATACAACGAACACTTTTTACATCAATAAGGAAAAAAATATTTTGAACCTTATTCTAAAAGAATACAAAACAGCTATTATTAAAAATATAGACTTTTAG
- the bamA gene encoding outer membrane protein assembly factor BamA: MNKYSYLAVFLIAFLSANIQAQNTTIKDSTSNNIISYKKGEQYILGGITVTGLQKFSEQTIRVYTGLVDGQPIKLPGDKLTSAIKKLYESKQFSEVDVYLSKKDDQTVYLLFDVTELPQLTDISVSGLSKSKAKDLKKETELKKGAMVTDNLIVTTRNYIKKKYTDKGFLKTKVSLTTKQDTSDVNTVSMDIFVDKGARIKIKEINFIGNKAMSNSVLRGVMKNTKRKIFGRFWKSSKYILDDYKADLESILEKYSENGYRDARVLSDKLTWNDDNTINLEIALEEGRQYRFDDIKFVGNKKYSDQFLHRLLRIDKGDIYNGKVLKERVSGDGTPSSQDIQTLYHNNGYLFSQINAVETKVNNDSITVEVRIREDDPATIKKVTVTGNEKTNDHVIFRELRVKPGDLFSRKNIIRSIREIGQLGFFDANVTPDVKPDYQNKTADIDFSVVEKGGSQIELQGGYGGGSFIGTLGLSFNNFSIRNIFNKEAYKPLPMGDGQKLSLRLQASRTYNTYSFSFTEPWLGGKTPQSLSFSVYLSNQYRYDFTTNSVDKNQSLSILGASIGLGKRLKSPDDYFSLSQNISYQKIDLQNYGYRVGSSTDVISDGNLNNLAYSIALSRNSTGPSLIFPSYGSEFTVKAKATFPYSLVNGKDYTEPDFPTNEERQIYLSDKYKWLEYYKISAKGKWYTSLSTNNKLVLMSNFEMGYLGSYNSKLGLTPVERYFVGGDGIAQGQLDGRETVGLRGYENNRISSTDGGSIYNKFQMELRYSITDKPSASIYTLGFLEAGNSYDNFSDFNPFKLKRSAGLGVRIFMPAFGLLGIDFAHGFDPLPGQSQKSGWQTHFIIGRQF, from the coding sequence ATGAATAAATATTCTTATTTAGCAGTATTTTTAATCGCCTTTTTATCGGCGAACATACAAGCACAAAATACAACAATTAAAGACAGTACTAGTAATAATATTATTTCCTATAAAAAAGGAGAGCAATATATACTTGGTGGAATTACAGTAACTGGCTTACAAAAATTTAGTGAACAAACTATAAGAGTTTATACAGGATTGGTTGATGGGCAACCCATAAAATTACCTGGAGATAAACTTACCAGTGCTATTAAAAAACTTTATGAAAGTAAACAATTTAGTGAAGTAGATGTTTATCTTTCCAAAAAGGATGATCAAACAGTATATCTTTTATTTGATGTTACTGAGTTACCACAATTAACAGATATTTCTGTTTCGGGGTTAAGTAAATCAAAAGCAAAAGATTTAAAAAAAGAAACAGAATTAAAAAAAGGTGCTATGGTTACCGACAATTTAATCGTAACCACTAGAAATTACATTAAAAAAAAATATACCGATAAAGGTTTTCTCAAAACTAAAGTCTCACTAACCACAAAGCAAGACACTTCTGACGTTAACACCGTTAGTATGGACATCTTTGTTGACAAAGGAGCTCGTATAAAAATTAAAGAAATTAATTTTATTGGTAATAAAGCTATGTCGAATAGTGTTTTACGTGGTGTAATGAAAAACACTAAGCGTAAAATTTTTGGTCGTTTTTGGAAATCATCAAAATATATTTTAGATGATTACAAAGCTGATTTAGAAAGTATTTTAGAGAAATATAGTGAGAATGGCTATCGAGATGCACGTGTTTTATCTGATAAACTAACTTGGAATGATGATAATACAATTAATCTTGAAATAGCTTTAGAAGAAGGTCGTCAATACCGTTTTGATGATATTAAATTCGTAGGAAACAAAAAATACTCAGACCAATTCTTACACAGATTACTACGAATTGATAAAGGAGATATATACAATGGAAAAGTTTTGAAAGAACGTGTTTCTGGTGACGGAACCCCTTCTTCTCAAGATATTCAAACATTATACCACAACAATGGCTATTTATTCTCTCAAATAAACGCTGTTGAAACTAAAGTTAATAATGATTCTATTACAGTAGAAGTACGTATTCGTGAAGATGATCCTGCTACAATTAAAAAAGTAACAGTAACTGGTAATGAGAAAACGAATGACCATGTAATTTTCAGAGAATTGCGTGTAAAACCAGGTGATTTATTTAGTCGTAAAAATATTATAAGGTCTATACGTGAAATTGGGCAATTAGGTTTTTTCGATGCAAACGTAACCCCGGATGTTAAACCCGATTATCAAAATAAAACTGCTGACATTGATTTCTCTGTAGTAGAAAAAGGAGGAAGTCAAATTGAACTACAAGGTGGTTATGGTGGAGGATCTTTCATTGGTACCTTAGGTTTATCTTTTAATAATTTTTCTATTAGAAATATCTTTAACAAAGAAGCATACAAACCATTACCAATGGGTGATGGCCAAAAACTATCTCTTAGATTGCAAGCAAGTAGAACTTATAACACTTATAGCTTTTCTTTTACAGAACCTTGGTTGGGTGGAAAAACACCACAATCGTTATCGTTTTCAGTTTACCTTTCTAATCAATACAGGTATGATTTTACAACAAATTCTGTTGATAAAAACCAGAGTTTAAGTATTCTAGGAGCTTCTATCGGTTTAGGTAAACGTTTAAAGTCGCCTGATGATTACTTTTCTTTATCTCAAAATATAAGTTACCAAAAAATTGATTTACAAAATTATGGGTACCGTGTTGGTTCATCTACTGATGTAATTAGTGATGGTAATTTAAATAATTTAGCCTATAGTATTGCTTTAAGCCGTAACTCTACAGGACCTAGTTTAATATTCCCTTCTTATGGTTCGGAATTCACTGTTAAAGCAAAAGCTACATTTCCTTATTCTTTAGTAAACGGAAAAGACTATACAGAGCCTGATTTCCCTACTAACGAAGAAAGACAAATATATTTGTCTGATAAATACAAATGGCTAGAGTATTATAAAATATCTGCAAAAGGAAAATGGTATACATCATTATCAACAAATAATAAATTAGTCTTAATGTCTAATTTTGAAATGGGTTATTTAGGATCATATAACAGTAAATTAGGCCTAACTCCTGTTGAAAGGTACTTTGTTGGAGGTGATGGAATTGCGCAAGGACAATTAGACGGTAGAGAAACTGTTGGTTTAAGAGGTTATGAAAATAATAGAATATCATCAACTGATGGTGGTTCTATTTACAATAAATTCCAAATGGAATTACGTTATTCTATAACAGATAAACCCTCTGCTTCAATTTATACTTTAGGTTTTTTAGAAGCGGGTAATTCTTATGACAATTTTAGCGACTTTAATCCGTTTAAATTAAAACGTTCTGCTGGATTGGGTGTTCGTATATTTATGCCTGCATTTGGTTTATTAGGTATCGATTTCGCTCATGGCTTTGATCCTTTACCTGGGCAATCTCAAAAATCTGGTTGGCAAACACATTTTATTATTGGAAGACAGTTCTAA
- a CDS encoding isoprenyl transferase, protein MEDKLQSIDLQKVPNHIAIIMDGNGRWAKGKGMQRIFGHRNALTAIRETADTASEIGVKFITLYAFSTENWNRPKLEVDALMSLLVSTLKKELPDFQRKNVKINAIGNISSLPKNAQKVLASVIEQTKNNTKITLTFALSYGSREEIVNAFKNISKKVVNKELDIEKIDEKIINNHLYTFNLPDVDLMIRTSGEQRISNFLLWQLAYAELYFTEILWPDFRRENLFDAVIDYQNRERRFGKTSEQIETNE, encoded by the coding sequence ATGGAAGATAAGCTACAGAGCATTGACTTACAAAAAGTTCCTAATCATATTGCTATCATTATGGATGGTAATGGTCGATGGGCAAAAGGAAAAGGAATGCAACGTATTTTTGGGCACAGAAATGCATTAACTGCTATTAGAGAAACTGCTGATACAGCTTCTGAAATAGGAGTGAAATTTATTACTCTTTATGCTTTCTCTACTGAAAACTGGAACAGACCAAAGCTAGAAGTAGATGCTTTAATGAGCTTATTGGTTAGTACTTTGAAAAAAGAACTTCCAGACTTTCAACGCAAAAATGTTAAGATAAACGCTATTGGCAACATAAGTAGTTTACCTAAAAACGCTCAAAAAGTATTAGCTAGCGTTATTGAACAAACAAAAAACAATACAAAAATCACTTTAACATTTGCTTTAAGTTACGGTTCAAGAGAAGAAATTGTTAACGCCTTCAAAAACATATCTAAAAAAGTTGTTAATAAAGAGCTAGATATTGAAAAAATAGACGAAAAAATTATAAATAACCATTTATATACATTTAATTTGCCCGACGTTGATTTAATGATACGTACAAGTGGGGAACAAAGAATCAGTAATTTTTTACTTTGGCAACTAGCATATGCTGAATTATATTTTACAGAAATATTATGGCCAGACTTTAGAAGGGAAAACCTTTTTGATGCCGTAATAGATTATCAAAACAGAGAGAGAAGATTTGGAAAAACAAGTGAACAGATTGAGACCAATGAATAA
- a CDS encoding DUF6089 family protein, giving the protein MKNKILFILFAIIAITLQSQTHEIGIFAGGTNYIGDVGRTNYIYPNKLGGGIVYKYNLNPRIALRGTYTYIPVSGNDENSENLFRQDRGYQFTNNIHEFAAGLEFNFFDYNISNYKTTFTPYILAEIAAFNYSSPTERTSPNTIRLKNKFSYSLPIGVGIKGRLDDHLAIAFEAGVRLTLIDDLDFTTDKINSLNFGGTGNDWYMFTGFSIVYSFGRPPCYKGLAE; this is encoded by the coding sequence ATGAAAAACAAAATCCTATTCATATTATTTGCTATTATAGCAATTACTTTACAATCACAAACTCACGAAATTGGTATCTTCGCTGGGGGTACTAATTATATAGGTGATGTTGGTAGAACAAACTACATTTACCCTAATAAATTAGGAGGTGGTATTGTTTATAAATACAACTTAAATCCTAGAATAGCCTTAAGAGGTACTTATACTTACATTCCCGTTTCTGGAAATGATGAAAATTCAGAAAACTTATTTCGTCAAGATAGAGGTTATCAATTTACAAATAACATACATGAGTTTGCTGCAGGCCTAGAATTTAACTTCTTTGATTATAACATTAGTAATTACAAAACAACATTCACTCCATATATATTAGCAGAAATTGCTGCTTTTAATTACAGTAGTCCAACGGAAAGGACATCTCCAAATACGATTCGTTTAAAAAATAAATTTTCTTATTCTTTACCTATAGGAGTTGGTATTAAAGGCCGATTAGATGACCACTTAGCAATTGCATTTGAAGCAGGCGTTCGTTTAACGCTAATAGATGATCTAGATTTCACTACAGATAAAATAAATAGTTTAAACTTTGGAGGAACAGGAAATGACTGGTATATGTTTACTGGTTTTTCTATCGTTTACTCCTTCGGAAGACCTCCTTGTTACAAAGGATTAGCAGAATAA
- a CDS encoding alpha/beta fold hydrolase, with amino-acid sequence MQILHSRIVGEGKPLLILHGYFGMGDNWKTHANSLAKDGFEVHLIDQRNHGRSFHSDEFDYELMVADLYDYIIHYQLEKVHLLGHSMGGKTVMLFATEYAELVDKLIVADISPRMYPPHHHDILKALNSVDFTIQNSRKLIDGKLSELISEVGIRQFLLKSVYRKTKDELAFRFNLKSLTENNDEVGEALPSFTVFEGNTLFLKGENSGYISVNEEPIIEAHFPNSTIKLITNAGHWLHAENPVSFYTEVIAFIK; translated from the coding sequence ATGCAAATTTTACATTCAAGAATTGTAGGTGAAGGAAAACCGTTGTTAATTTTACACGGGTATTTTGGTATGGGTGATAATTGGAAAACTCATGCAAATTCTTTAGCGAAAGATGGTTTTGAAGTACATTTAATAGATCAACGTAATCATGGTCGTAGTTTTCATTCTGATGAGTTTGATTATGAGTTAATGGTTGCTGATCTATATGATTACATAATACATTATCAATTAGAAAAAGTTCATTTACTTGGGCATTCTATGGGGGGGAAAACAGTAATGTTGTTTGCTACCGAATATGCAGAATTAGTAGATAAATTAATTGTAGCAGATATTTCTCCAAGAATGTATCCACCACATCATCATGATATTTTAAAGGCATTGAATTCAGTGGATTTTACTATACAAAATTCACGTAAATTGATTGATGGGAAATTGTCTGAATTGATTTCAGAAGTTGGTATACGACAGTTCTTGTTAAAAAGTGTATATAGAAAAACGAAAGACGAGTTAGCGTTTCGTTTTAATTTAAAGTCATTAACTGAAAATAATGATGAAGTAGGAGAGGCATTGCCTTCTTTTACCGTTTTTGAAGGTAATACCTTATTTCTAAAAGGTGAGAACTCAGGTTATATTTCTGTGAATGAAGAGCCGATTATTGAGGCACATTTTCCGAATTCTACTATTAAATTAATAACAAATGCAGGGCATTGGTTGCATGCTGAAAATCCAGTGAGTTTTTACACTGAAGTTATTGCTTTTATTAAATAA
- a CDS encoding NAD kinase, which yields MKKVAIYGQAYNISAEKEIKILLSVLEKNNIVVFFEKEFYDLLTENNSLKKKHPTFTHFKDLSNSFDMMFSIGGDGTVLRAVTYIRNLNIPIIGINTGRLGFLATVQKDQIEEAIHLLLKNKYTIQDRSLLQIETTPQTDAFDELDFALNEITIARRNTTSMIGVRTYLNKEYLTNYWADGLIISTPTGSTGYSLSCNGPVILPDSKSFVITPIAPHNLNARPMVIPDKTLIQLEVSAREKDFLISLDSRITTVPEGTKIKIKKANFSIKSILLQNQSHLKTLRSKLLWGEDTRNESL from the coding sequence GTGAAAAAAGTAGCGATATACGGTCAAGCTTATAACATTTCAGCCGAAAAGGAAATTAAAATATTATTATCGGTCTTAGAGAAAAACAATATCGTTGTTTTTTTTGAAAAAGAGTTTTATGATTTATTAACCGAAAACAACTCCCTTAAAAAAAAGCATCCTACTTTTACTCATTTCAAAGATTTATCAAACTCTTTTGACATGATGTTTTCAATTGGAGGAGACGGAACGGTTTTAAGAGCCGTAACCTACATTCGCAATTTAAACATTCCTATTATAGGGATAAACACAGGTAGATTAGGTTTTTTAGCAACAGTTCAAAAAGATCAAATAGAAGAAGCTATTCATTTATTATTAAAAAATAAATATACTATTCAAGACAGATCTTTATTACAAATAGAAACAACTCCACAAACTGACGCCTTTGATGAACTAGACTTTGCTTTAAATGAAATAACTATTGCTCGTAGAAATACTACATCAATGATAGGCGTAAGAACATACCTAAACAAAGAATACCTAACAAACTACTGGGCAGATGGATTAATTATATCAACTCCAACAGGTTCAACAGGGTATTCTTTAAGCTGCAACGGCCCTGTAATATTACCAGATTCTAAAAGTTTTGTTATTACACCAATCGCACCACACAACCTAAATGCGAGGCCAATGGTTATACCTGACAAAACCCTAATTCAACTAGAGGTTAGCGCTCGTGAAAAAGACTTCCTAATTTCGTTAGACTCTCGAATTACAACTGTTCCTGAAGGAACCAAAATCAAGATAAAAAAAGCAAATTTCTCAATAAAAAGTATCTTATTACAAAATCAATCACATTTAAAGACTTTGAGAAGTAAACTTTTATGGGGAGAAGACACCCGTAATGAATCTTTATAA
- a CDS encoding nuclear transport factor 2 family protein — protein sequence MYDNHSNEIKKNVSDYFEGIYTGDVSKLIDVFYPKALLFGDINGAPYFKTATAYIDGVKNRKSPKDLGQVFKMKILSIEILGNNAIVKAQLPMLGYNYFDFLSFTKINSDWKIVNKLFTHLE from the coding sequence ATGTACGATAATCATTCAAACGAAATAAAAAAAAATGTTTCAGATTATTTTGAGGGAATTTATACTGGTGACGTAAGTAAACTAATAGATGTTTTTTATCCAAAAGCATTACTGTTTGGGGATATCAACGGTGCTCCTTATTTTAAAACTGCAACAGCATATATTGATGGGGTCAAAAACAGAAAAAGCCCTAAAGATCTAGGCCAAGTTTTCAAAATGAAAATACTTTCCATAGAGATATTGGGTAACAATGCCATTGTAAAGGCACAATTACCGATGTTAGGCTATAATTATTTCGACTTCTTGTCTTTTACTAAAATTAATAGTGATTGGAAAATTGTAAATAAGCTTTTCACTCATCTAGAGTAA
- a CDS encoding OmpH family outer membrane protein — MKKSILSIVLLLITSITVAQKSQRIAYIDMEYILQNIPEYLEAQNSLGAKVEKWKTKLDKEARAIEVIKTDLSNEKAILTKDLVEEREEDITIKQESLRRLESLYFGPKGDMYNLRRQLVKPIQDQVYNAIQTIASRKKYDFVFDKSGDLVMLYSNKKHDISDLVVKMINIDQKKQQKKDKIAAKKELLKNEGLTDAQKEQIAKKKAVREKKKNDRLSRVKRIEEKRKAKLEERANIRKLLKEKKDALRKSQEEAKKKAAIKESK, encoded by the coding sequence ATGAAAAAAAGCATTTTATCAATCGTTCTTTTACTTATTACTAGTATCACTGTTGCCCAAAAAAGTCAACGAATAGCATATATTGACATGGAGTACATTCTTCAAAATATTCCTGAATATTTAGAAGCTCAAAACTCTTTAGGTGCTAAAGTTGAAAAATGGAAAACTAAATTAGATAAAGAAGCTCGAGCTATAGAAGTTATAAAAACAGATTTAAGTAATGAAAAAGCAATTTTAACAAAAGATTTAGTTGAAGAACGTGAAGAAGACATTACTATAAAGCAAGAATCTTTAAGAAGGTTAGAATCTTTATACTTTGGCCCTAAAGGAGATATGTATAACTTAAGACGACAATTGGTAAAACCAATTCAAGATCAAGTTTACAACGCTATTCAAACTATTGCTTCTAGAAAAAAGTATGATTTTGTATTTGATAAATCTGGAGATTTAGTAATGCTATATTCAAACAAAAAACACGATATTAGCGACCTTGTTGTAAAAATGATAAATATTGATCAAAAAAAGCAACAGAAGAAAGATAAGATCGCTGCTAAAAAAGAATTGCTTAAAAATGAAGGTTTAACTGATGCTCAAAAAGAACAAATAGCTAAGAAGAAAGCTGTAAGAGAAAAAAAGAAAAATGATAGGTTATCCAGAGTTAAAAGAATTGAAGAAAAAAGAAAAGCGAAGCTAGAAGAGAGAGCTAATATTAGAAAGCTGTTGAAAGAAAAAAAAGACGCACTAAGAAAATCTCAAGAAGAAGCGAAAAAGAAAGCTGCAATAAAAGAGAGTAAATAA
- a CDS encoding pyridoxine 5'-phosphate synthase, producing MTKLSVNINKIATLRNSRGGNTPNLLSVATDIEGFGAEGITIHPRPDERHIRYQDAYDLKSIVTTEYNIEGNPIDKFMKMVLEIKPTQVTLVPDSVDTLTSNAGWDTVANQSYLKEVISEFKNNGIRTSIFIDADLKLIEAAAKTGADRIELYTEEFAIQYSLGNEMGVKPYVEAAILAHDLGLGINAGHDLSLENIKFFKESIPNLAEVSIGHALISESLYLGLENVVNMYLHRLG from the coding sequence ATGACTAAGTTAAGTGTAAATATTAATAAAATTGCGACGTTGCGCAATTCTAGAGGAGGAAACACGCCTAATTTATTAAGTGTAGCTACCGATATTGAGGGGTTTGGAGCTGAGGGGATTACAATTCATCCAAGACCAGATGAACGTCATATTCGTTATCAGGATGCGTATGATTTAAAATCAATCGTTACTACGGAATATAATATTGAAGGAAATCCTATTGATAAGTTTATGAAAATGGTTTTAGAAATAAAACCTACTCAAGTAACATTGGTTCCTGATAGTGTTGATACGTTAACTTCTAATGCAGGTTGGGATACAGTTGCAAATCAATCTTACTTAAAAGAAGTGATTTCAGAGTTTAAAAATAACGGAATTAGAACATCAATTTTTATAGATGCCGATTTAAAACTGATTGAAGCTGCTGCAAAAACGGGAGCAGATAGAATTGAATTATATACAGAAGAGTTTGCTATACAGTATAGTTTAGGTAATGAAATGGGTGTAAAACCTTATGTTGAAGCAGCTATTTTAGCGCATGATTTAGGTTTGGGTATTAATGCAGGTCATGATTTAAGTTTAGAGAATATTAAGTTTTTTAAAGAGAGTATACCGAATTTAGCGGAAGTTTCTATTGGGCATGCACTTATTTCAGAATCATTGTATTTAGGATTGGAGAATGTGGTGAATATGTATTTGCACAGATTAGGATAA
- a CDS encoding porin family protein has product MKKILLAALITFLGFVNMNAQNIQFGVKGGLNFADIRSNNANNAKTVTAFNFGAMAEISITDKFSFQPELFFSGRGFSIGDDVVALNYLSLPLMAKYYATKRFSLEVGPQVGYLLSAKRESNDIKSNFKDVDFGVNMGIGYKLDNGLNFGARYNLGLSNINNIDNTNDKIKSGVFQLSVGYFF; this is encoded by the coding sequence ATGAAAAAAATACTATTAGCAGCATTAATTACTTTTTTAGGATTTGTAAACATGAATGCTCAAAACATCCAATTTGGAGTAAAAGGGGGGCTTAATTTTGCAGATATTAGAAGTAACAATGCCAACAATGCAAAAACTGTAACTGCTTTTAATTTTGGAGCTATGGCTGAAATTTCAATTACAGATAAATTTTCCTTTCAACCAGAATTATTTTTTTCTGGCCGAGGATTTAGCATTGGAGATGATGTAGTTGCTTTAAATTACCTAAGCTTACCTTTAATGGCTAAATATTATGCTACAAAAAGATTTAGTTTAGAAGTTGGACCACAAGTTGGTTATTTACTTTCTGCTAAAAGAGAAAGCAACGATATTAAAAGCAACTTTAAAGATGTAGATTTTGGCGTTAATATGGGAATTGGATACAAATTAGATAACGGTCTTAATTTTGGAGCACGCTATAACCTAGGCTTATCCAACATTAACAACATAGACAACACTAATGATAAAATTAAGAGCGGTGTATTTCAACTTTCAGTTGGTTACTTTTTCTAA